A single Burkholderia savannae DNA region contains:
- a CDS encoding DUF1173 family protein yields the protein MFAGTSARLEDVQEHPATFVRPLKRAKINPGYAQCLCRGAAAPLRLQIRRYCSLLHLAGWPDEGPLHDRESCSFHKDPTEGESDAGKTLPAIDATAAGLRAKLDVALTQGTVGATSRAPRQVVTPTTSRRSAPLLGFLQALWQVARQNRWSATDRTRNRGVCNARILAGLGDAVINGEPAEQILHVMRRYQEAERAAINAEFDAFLARVGQRDGTNYRGLVVGEIAEIGLTPYGRSLTLRQSAKRYHCNTELIALAEKRYSHAMRALNDRTARVAAILVIERTLKGHHVVVDLATMLCSLTYIACDSIHEVAMANRLVAEGRSFDKPIRLEDGAEMLPDFILMDTPVPTHIELYGMNGVAEYETRKREKQRLRVARGIQAVEWDIDVTALADVRLPPVARGNAGT from the coding sequence TTGTTCGCTGGAACCAGCGCCCGGTTAGAGGACGTCCAGGAACACCCAGCCACCTTCGTCCGCCCGCTCAAGCGCGCGAAGATCAATCCGGGCTACGCGCAGTGCCTTTGCCGTGGCGCCGCGGCTCCGCTCCGCCTCCAGATCCGCCGATACTGCAGCCTGCTGCACCTCGCCGGGTGGCCGGATGAAGGCCCGTTGCACGACCGCGAGTCCTGCTCGTTCCACAAGGACCCGACCGAAGGCGAAAGCGACGCAGGGAAGACCCTGCCGGCCATCGATGCCACCGCAGCAGGCTTGCGCGCGAAGCTCGACGTCGCTCTCACGCAGGGCACGGTCGGCGCGACGTCCAGAGCCCCACGGCAAGTCGTCACCCCCACAACCTCCCGCCGGTCGGCGCCACTCCTCGGCTTCCTGCAGGCACTATGGCAAGTCGCTCGGCAAAATCGCTGGTCCGCCACCGATCGGACGCGGAACCGGGGCGTCTGCAATGCACGCATCTTGGCCGGGCTCGGGGACGCAGTGATCAACGGCGAGCCTGCGGAACAGATCCTGCACGTCATGCGCAGGTACCAGGAAGCTGAACGAGCAGCGATCAACGCGGAGTTCGACGCGTTTCTCGCCCGTGTCGGTCAGCGCGACGGCACGAACTATCGCGGCCTTGTCGTGGGCGAGATCGCAGAGATTGGCCTGACCCCTTACGGGCGCTCGCTCACCTTGCGCCAGAGCGCCAAGCGATACCACTGCAACACCGAACTGATCGCTCTCGCGGAGAAGCGTTACAGCCACGCGATGCGCGCTCTCAACGACCGTACTGCTCGTGTGGCAGCGATTCTTGTGATCGAGCGCACATTGAAGGGTCATCACGTGGTGGTCGATCTAGCCACCATGCTCTGCTCTTTGACCTACATCGCGTGCGATTCCATCCACGAAGTCGCAATGGCGAACCGGCTCGTCGCCGAAGGCCGTAGCTTCGATAAACCGATCCGGCTCGAAGACGGAGCCGAGATGCTGCCAGACTTCATCCTCATGGACACACCAGTTCCAACCCACATCGAGCTGTACGGCATGAACGGCGTGGCCGAGTACGAGACTCGCAAACGAGAAAAGCAGCGTCTTCGAGTCGCGCGTGGGATTCAAGCTGTCGAGTGGGACATTGACGTGACCGCGTTGGCCGACGTTCGATTGCCGCCCGTCGCGCGCGGAAATGCGGGAACTTGA